A window of the Lactuca sativa cultivar Salinas chromosome 7, Lsat_Salinas_v11, whole genome shotgun sequence genome harbors these coding sequences:
- the LOC111906612 gene encoding 30-kDa cleavage and polyadenylation specificity factor 30, giving the protein MDDGEGGLSFDFEGGLDAAPTQPTASVPVIHQSADNGPSASAANLSYSTAPPSAVTDPASAAAANANFPGRRSYRQTVCRHWLRSLCMKGEACGFLHQYDKSRMPICRFFRLYGECREQDCVYKHTNEDIKECNMYKLGFCPNGPDCRYRHAKLPGPPPSVEEVLQKIQQLTSYNYGNSNRFFQNRNANQSQQSEKFQFPQGNNDTNQINKPATTDANSLQPGPPSSPHQQQQQQQQVAQSQQLVSQLGQSQAQSNGQQVQANKTCIPLPQGTSRYFIVKSCNRENLELSVQQGVWATQRSNEAKLNEAFDSVENVILIFSVNRTRHFQGCARMTSKTGGSVGGGNWKYEHGTAHYGRNFCVRWLKLCELSFHKTRHLRNPYNENLPVKISRDCQELEPSIGEQLASLLYLEPDSELMAISVAAETKREEEKAKGYNPENATENPDIVPFEDNEEEEEEEEEESEEEDEGFDQGGFMAGQGGRGGGRGGRGMLWPPPHMTLGRGPRPMPGMRGFPPLMMGADGFSYGPDGFPVPDLLNMGPRGFGPFGPRFSGDFQRPPFPGMMFPGRPGPHQGNFPGGGFGMMMGPGSGGGPGPGRGGPFMGLGGRGGRPGFPQQQLPPSQNRAKRDQAAAGGGGGSTQGMGQDDEAQIGGESMFKNGESESEDEAPRRSRHGEGKKKRRSSEGDAATNSGDGS; this is encoded by the exons ATGGATGACGGCGAGGGAGGTCTGAGCTTCGACTTCGAAGGCGGCCTAGACGCAGCACCCACCCAACCCACCGCATCCGTCCCCGTAATACACCAATCCGCTGACAATGGACCATCGGCTTCTGCCGCTAACCTCAGCTACTCCACTGCCCCTCCGTCGGCTGTCACCGACCCTGCTTCTGCTGCCGCCGCCAACGCCAACTTCCCTGGAAGGAGGAGTTACCGTCAAACCGTATGCCGTCACTGGCTCCGGAGCCTGTGTATGAAAGGAGAGGCCTGCGGGTTTCTTCATCAATACGACAAATCACGAATGCCTATTTGTCGATTCTTCCGATTGTATGGAGAGTGCCGCGAACAGGACTGTGTTTATAAGCACACCAACGAAGATATCAAGGAGTGTAACAT GTACAAGTTGGGATTTTGTCCAAATGGTCCTGATTGTCGATATAGACATGCAAAGCTACCAGGACCTCCTCCTTCAGTGGAAGAAGTACTCCAAAAGATTCAGCAGCTAACATCCTACAACTATGGCAACTCTAATAggtttttccaaaaccgaaatgcTAACCAATCACAGCAAtctgaaaagtttcaatttccaCAAGGTAACAATGATACAAATCAAATTAATAAACCTGCTACAACAGATGCCAATTCATTGCAGCCTGGGCCTCCTTCTTCACCAcatcagcagcagcagcagcaacaacaggTTGCACAGTCACAGCAACTGGTTAGCCAATTAGGTCAATCCCAAGCACAGTCAAATGGTCAACAAGTTCAAGCAAATAAAACTTGCATACCACTGCCTCAAGGAACATCAAG GTATTTTATTGTAAAAAGTTGCAATCGTGAAAATCTTGAGCTATCAGTTCAACAAGGAGTGTGGGCCACCCAAAGAAGCAATGAAGCTAAACTAAATGAAGCTTTTGATTCTGTGGAAAATGTTATTCTAATATTTTCAGTCAACAGGACACGACATTTTCAG GGGTGTGCAAGAATGACTTCCAAAACTGGTGGCTCTGTTGGTGGAGGCAACTGGAAATATGAACATGGGACTGCACATTATGGACGCAATTTCTGTGTCAGATGGCTCAAG CTATGTGAATTGTCCTTCCACAAAACTCGACACCTCAGGAATCCTTACAATGAGAACTTACCAGTGAag ATAAGCAGAGATTGTCAAGAGCTAGAGCCATCAATTGGTGAACAATTGGCTTCACTTTTATATCTTGAACCAGATAGCGAACTCATG GCAATATCGGTTGCTGCAGAAACAAAGCGAGAAGAGGAGAAAGCAAAAGGATATAATCCCGAAAATGCCACTGAAAATCCGGATATTGTCCCATTTGAGGACAATGAAgaggaggaagaagaggaagaggaagaaagtgaggaagaagatgaaggttTTGATCAGGGTGGTTTTATGGCGGGACAAGGCGGCAGAGGAGGAGGAAGGGGCGGCAGAGGGATGTTATGGCCGCCACCTCATATGACCTTAGGAAGAGGGCCCCGCCCTATGCCTGGAATGAGAGGCTTTCCTCCTCTCATGATGGGAGCTGATGGGTTTTCTTATGGGCCTGATGGGTTTCCTGTACCCGATCTTTTAAACATGGGCCCTCGTGGGTTTGGCCCATTTGGGCCTAGATTTTCCGGTGACTTTCAAAGGCCACCGTTTCCTGGTATGATGTTTCCTGGCCGGCCTGGGCCCCACCAAGGGAACTTTCCCGGGGGTGGGTTTGGGATGATGATGGGGCCCGGGTCTGGGGGGGGTCCAGGACCTGGGCGTGGTGGCCCGTTTATGGGTTTAGGTGGAAGAGGTGGCCGACCGGGTTTTCCACAGCAGCAGCTTCCACCTTCTCAGAATCGGGCTAAGAGGGATCAGGCGGctgctggtggtggtggtggttccaCCCAGGGTATGGGCCAAGATGATGAGGCTCAAATTGGTGGTGAAAGTATGTTTAAAAATGGTGAAAGTGAAAGTGAAGATGAGGCACCGAGGAGGTCTCGACATGGTGAAGGGAAGAAGAAGAGGcggagctctgagggtgatgcCGCCACAAACTCCGGTGACGGAAGTTAG
- the LOC111906614 gene encoding uncharacterized protein LOC111906614, which translates to MFWRMTGLSTTSPVETILDKENFTLEELLDEDEIIQECKALNNRLINFLRERTQVEQLVRYIVEEAPEDAEKGRTFKFPFIACEIFTCEVDIILKALVEDEELMNLLFSFLEPEHPHSALLAGYFSKVVVCLLLRKTVPLMNYIQAHQEIIKKLVDLIGITSIMEVLIRLIGADEHLYTSYVDSMQWLEDTDVLEMIVDKLSSTDCPEVHANAAEALCAITRYAPPGLAAKISSPSFIARLFRHALEDSRPNSVLVHSLSVCISLLDPKRQTSGTYYMYNRQSTHGPAASAKPETVEGMLESLGNLLKLLNVSAEVNVLLTTYGKLQPPLGKHRLKIIEFISVLMTVSSEAAEKELIRLGALRRILELFFEYPYNNFIHHHIEQIIDSCLESKNSSLIKHVLEDCLLVRKILDAEKNCALDSDPKNPTVPAEGRTAPRIGNVGHMTRIANKLIEKGTNNSFIESYLQGDSEWVEWHTDVLLKRNTLENVYQWACGRPTTLHDRGRDSDDDDYQDRDYDVAALANNLSQAFRYGIYENDDNDEGHGSLERDDEDVYFDDESAEVVISSLRLGDDQESGSLFTNSNWFAFEEERAEQEQSTSAVASSPSPTTEAAAGGGSGGGDDDVTSDKNDKDVVDAATSEVPESKPGPDDTVIGKSTEDLKPSESDKPPEWIEWRESVEPSGEPPIEPTTVESAETSVSLPNGNLDDDIVPKEEEKVSLPSAATGKPDANDGKTDAGGGGPE; encoded by the exons GTGGAGACAATTCTGGACAAGGAAAATTTTACACTAGAGGAGCTTCTAGATGAGGACGAAATAATCCAAGAATGCAAAGCTCTTAACAACCGCCTTATTAATTT TTTGAGGGAAAGGACTCAGGTTGAGCAACTTGTTCGTTACATAGTGGAAGAAGCTCCCGAAGATGCGGAAAAAGGGCGAACATTTAA GTTCCCTTTTATTGCTTGTGAGATCTTTACTTGTGAAGTTGATATCATCCTCAAAGCCTTGGTTGAGGATGAGGAG TTGATGAACTTGCTATTCTCCTTCCTTGAACCAGAACACCCACATAGTGCTCTTCTTGCTGGTTATTTCAGTAAA GTTGTTGTATGTCTGTTGTTGCGAAAGACAGTTCCCTTAATGAACTATATTCAA GCCCATCAAGAAATCATCAAGAAACTAGTTGACCTAATAGGAATTACATCCATCATGGAG GTTCTTATTCGTCTAATTGGTGCTGATGAACATCTTTACACCAGCTATGTAGACTCAATGCAGTGGCTAGAAGATACAGATGTCTTGGAAATGATTGTTGACAAGCTCAGTTCTACA GATTGTCCTGAAGTGCATGCGAATGCAGCAGAAGCTCTCTGTGCTATAACTAGATATGCTCCCCCTGGACTGGCTGCTAAAATATCTAGCCCAAG CTTCATAGCAAGATTATTTCGTCATGCTTTGGAGGACTCAAGGCCAAATTCAGTTTTAGTTCATTCATTGTCTGTATGCATATCTTTGTTGGATCCCAAGAGACAAACCTCTGGTACTTATTACATGTACAATCGCCAGTCAACTCATGGTCCTGCAGCATCAGCCAAACCTGAGACTGTGGAAGGCATGTTAGAGAGCctag GGAATCTGTTAAAGCTCTTGAATGTTTCAGCAGAAGTAAATGTTTTACTTACAACatatggcaagttgcagccacctCTTGGGAAACATCGTCTAAAG ATTATTGAATTCATCTCGGTCTTGATGACTGTTAGTAGTGAAGCTGCTGAGAAGGAGTTGATCCGCCTCGGTGCATTAAGACGTATTCTAGAATTATTTTTTGA GTACCCTTACAATAACTTCATCCATCACCACATTGAACAGATAATAGATTCTTGCCTTGAAAGCAAGAATTCTTCACTTATCAAACATGTTCTTGAAGATTGTCTTCTTGTCAGGAAAATTCTTGATGCTGAAAAGAATTGTGCATTGGACTCTGATCCAAAGAAT CCAACAGTCCCTGCTGAAGGAAGAACAGCACCAAGGATAGGAAATGTTGGTCACATGACACGTATTGCAAACAAACTCATTGAAAAAGGAACAAATAACAGCTTCATAGAGTCATATCTGCAG GGTGATAGTGAATGGGTTGAGTGGCATACAGATGTACTCCTTAAACGCAATACGCTTGAAAATGTCTATCAGTGGGCATGCGG gaGACCTACTACACTTCATGATCGTGGGAGagatagtgatgatgatgattatcAAGATAGAGACTATGACGTGGCAGCTTTAGCCAATAACTTGAGCCAGGCTTTCCGATATGGTATCTATGAAAATGATGATAATGATGAG GGTCATGGCTCATTGGAAAGAGACGATGAG GATGTCTACTTTGATGATGAATCTGCTGAAGTGGTGATATCTTCACTTCGATTGGGAGATGACCAAGAAAG TGGGTCGCTCTTCACAAATTCAAATTGGTTTGCTTTTGAGGAGGAGAGGGCGGAACAAGAACAATCAACTAGTGCAGTAGCTTCATCACCCTCACCCACCACTGAGGCTGCTGCTGGAGGCggcagtggtggtggtgatgatgatgtcaCTTCTGATAAAAATGACAAAGATGTGGTTGATGCTGCCACATCTGAGGTCCCGGAGTCGAAACCAGGCCCGGATGACACTGTCATCGGGAAATCGACTGAGGATTTGAAACCAAGTGAGAGTGATAAGCCACCGGAATGGATTGAATGGCGGGAGTCGGTGGAACCCTCCGGCGAACCACCCATCGAACCAACAACCGTGGAGTCTGCTGAAACATCAGTTAGTCTTCCGAATGGGAATCTAGATGATGATATTGTTCCGAAAGAAGAGGAGAAGGTGTCTCTGCCATCTGCCGCCACCGGAAAACCGGATGCGAATGATGGCAAAACGGATGCTGGAGGTGGTGGACCGGAGTAA